In Mangifera indica cultivar Alphonso chromosome 1, CATAS_Mindica_2.1, whole genome shotgun sequence, a single genomic region encodes these proteins:
- the LOC123212165 gene encoding receptor-like protein 9DC3: protein MKESMSIVAAPAILLFLELLALLTINRSFCNGISDWGFFRSEKQGLLRFKQELKLPSNGLPRRNLKAAYEQPNLADVKQLPWKNLQYLDLRSNLFEGRIPIPPPGMKVFLVSNNKLTGEIPELICNMSTIEVLDLSNNSLTGIIPECLGHFSNSLRVLDLQKNQFHGNIPGVFGKDNDLRTLNMNSNFLKGPIPTSLLNCTKLEVLDLGSNSINGTFPDWLGKLPDLQVLVLHSNKFYGPVTEPKNNSYFSKLRIFDISNNNFTGLLPVKYFENMKSMMNVSGEVEKKPKYMGDSYYDDSVTLVMKNLEVKLLKILTIFCTIDFSNNHFHGTIPAVIGNFVALNNLNLSQNSLTGKIPPLLGNLRGLESLDLSSNKLSGRIPAQLTNLTFLAVLNLSQNQLEGPIPVGNQFNTFSDDSYSGNPGLCGPPLTKKCNGGEASQPFPEGDVDSNSDFGWKVVMMGYGSGTVVGLFVGSLVFLTRKPQWIVDIVEGKGHKGVRKLKSKHKIRRN from the exons ATGAAAGAATCCATGAGTATCGTTGCTGCTCCTgcaattcttctttttcttgagCTACTTGCCCTTTTAACCATTAACAGAAGCTTCTGCAATGGAATATCTGACTGGGGATTCTTCAGAAGTGAGAAACAAGGTCTTTTAAGGTTTAAGCAAGAGCTGAAATTGCCTTCCAATGGCCTCCCTCGTAGAAATCTTAAAGCAGCTTATGAGCAGCCAAATCTGGCTG ACGTCAAACAACTTCCCTGGAAGAATCTTCAATATCTTGACCTCCGATCCAACTTATTTGAAGGACGAATCCCAATTCCACCGCCTGGCATGAAAGTCTTCCTAGTATCAAACAATAAACTGACGGGAGAAATACCTGAGTTGATCTGCAATATGAGCACCATTGAAGTCCTTGATCTTTCCAACAACAGCTTAACAGGTATCATTCCAGAATGTCTGGGGCACTTCAGCAACAGTTTGCGAGTGCTAGATCTTCAGAAAAACCAGTTCCATGGCAATATTCCGGGAGTATTTGGGAAGGACAATGATTTAAGGACCCTCAACATGAACAGCAATTTTTTGAAAGGGCCAATCCCAACATCTTTGCTTAATTGTACAAAGTTGGAAGTTCTAGATCTTGGAAGCAACAGCATAAACGGGACCTTCCCAGATTGGCTTGGCAAACTTCCGGATTTGCAGGTTCTTGTTCTtcattctaataaattttatggtcCTGTGACTGAGCCTAAAAACAATTCTTATTTCTCTAAGTTGAGAATCTTTGATAtctcaaataacaattttactggTTTATTACCAGTTAAGtactttgaaaatatgaaatctATGATGAATGTTAGTGGTGAAGTTGAAAAGAAGCCTAAGTATATGGGAGACAGCTATTATGATGATTCAGTGACGCTTGTGATGAAAAATCTTGAGGTTAAACTATTGAAAATTCTCACCATTTTCTGCACCATTGATTTCTCGAATAACCACTTCCATGGTACAATCCCAGCAGTAATTGGAAATTTTGTAGCACTTAATAACCTCAACCTTTCTCAAAATAGTCTTACAGGGAAGATTCCTCCATTGTTGGGTAATCTGAGAGGGCTCGAATCTTTAGACCTTTCTTCAAACAAGCTTAGTGGAAGAATTCCGGCGCAGTTAACAAATTTGACATTTCTTGCTGTTCTGAATCTGTCGCAAAACCAACTTGAGGGCCCTATTCCTGTGGGGAACCAATTCAATACGTTCTCAGATGATTCGTACTCAGGAAACCCAGGATTATGTGGGCCGCCGTTAACGAAGAAATGTAACGGTGGTGAAGCTTCCCAGCCATTTCCAGAAGGTGATGTAGACTCTAACAGTGATTTTGGCTGGAAAGTCGTGATGATGGGTTATGGAAGTGGCACGGTGGTTGGATTATTCGTGGGATCTCTTGTGTTTTTAACAAGAAAGCCTCAATGGATTGTAGACATTGTTGAAGGGAAAGGCCACAAAGGGGTGAGAAAGCTGAAAAGCAAACACAAAATCAGGAGAAATTAG